The sequence GGACTCTTGCTGCTGGTCGGCGTCATGGCCAAGAACAGCATCCTGATGGTTGAATTTGCCGACCAGTTGCGCGACGCGGGGCGCAGCGTGCTCGAAGCAGCCCAGGAAGCCGCAGTCACGCGCTTGCGTCCCATCATGATGACCATGGCGTCGACCGTGCTGGGTGCACTGCCGCTGGTGCTGGGCAGCGGCCCCGGTGCCGAGTCGCGCGCATCCATCGGCTGGGTGATTTTTGGCGGATTGTCATTGGCGTCGCTGTTCACGCTTTTTCTGACGCCGGTGATCTACCTCGGTCTGGCACGCTTTGCCAAACCGCGCGCCAGTCAAGGGGCGCTGCTCGCCGCGGAGATGAAGCTGGCGACGGCGCAGGAAGGGGACTCCGCATGAGGCACCGCATCGCCCTGATCGCTTTGACCTTGACATTAGGAGCTTGCGCGAGCGTGACCGCGCCGCCCGCGCCGGTCACGCTGGGGCTCACCGGCGCAGATCGATTTGCCGCCGCGCCGCCCGGGGCACCAATGCCGCTGGCGTCGGACCTGCTGTGGTGGCAGCGTTTCGACGACCCGGTGCTGGGCCGCTGGGTCGAGCGCGCGCTGGCCGACAATCCGGGCGTCGACATCGCCCGCGAACGGGTCGTGCAAGCCCGGGCGCTGCTGCGCGGCGCGCGGGCGCAGCGCCGGCCATTGATCGGTGCAGCAGCCGGCCTTGAATCCCGCAGCGGCAGCACATCCGGCCAAGGTGCCGGCGATGCCAGTGTGGAAGTGACGCTGGATTGGGACCTTGATGTGGGCGGTGGTTTGCTCCAGGCCGAAAGGTCGGCGGCCGCATCCGTGTTGCGCACTGAAGACCTGGTGCAGGCGGCGCGTTTATCCGTGGCTGCCTTGACGGCGCGGGCGTATGTGGAATGGCAGGAAGCGCGCCTCGATCAGGCGCTGCTGGCGGACGCACTCGCCATGCAAGCAGAGGTGCAGCGTGTCGTGCAGGTGCTGGTGCGCACCGGGCTGGCACCGCAAATCGACCTGGACCGCGCGCGCGCCGATGCCGCCACGATCGAGGCCGATAGCGCTGATGCCTCGGTGCGTGTGCGACAAGAGACGGCGGCCTTGCAAGTGCTGGCGGGCGAGCGACCGCAAGCAATGGACGGTGCCAACGGTCTTGTCCGCTTACCCGGGCTCCGGGGCCAACAGCCGGTGCCACGCCCTATCGACCTGCTGCGCCTGCGGCCTGATTTGCGCGCTGCCGAGCGTTCCCTGGCCGTGGCTGCAGCCAATCTGGGCGTCGCCGAATCTGCTTTTTATCCGCGTCTGCGCTTGCCCGGCACGCTTGCGCTGACCGCCGCCGGGCTGGGTGGTGGCGTACTCAGCATCGTCAGTCAGAGTGTGTCTGCGGTGCTCGACATGGTCTTGTACGATGGCGGGGAGCGCAGCGCCGGAGTCGATCTTGCACGCTCACGGGTGCGCGAGGCCGGCCAGTTGTATCGCCAAACCCTGCTGCAGGCGCTGCAGCAGGCCGAAGCTGCGCTGGTAGCCGCAGAAGGTCTCGACAGACGGATAGCGGCATTGCAGCGTGCCGGCACCGCCGCCGACGCTGCCCTGTCTCAGGCGCGCACGCTGTACAGCAATGGACTGACCGGATTCATCGATGTGCTCGATGCACAGCGCATCGTACTGACCAACCGCCAAAACCTGCTCCGCGCCCGCGCCGATGCGGTCCGTCAAGCCATCACCTTGTTCGAGGTCATGGGGATGATTGCGGCTGAGGAGATACCCCGATGAGGTCGCTTACCTTGTTCACCGTGACCACTTAGCGCTGATGAAAACCGCCATGGTGAACATGGCGGGCGATGCCAGAGAGCTCCGGCATGCAGGGGCAACGACGAACCCACCCGTGATTACAACGGCGCTTGCGGCACGCCGTGGGTTTTCTCGGCCAGCACTTCCGGCTCGTCGGTTTCAGTTGCGTTCGGATTGTCGAGCGTGTGCTTGAGCTTATCCATGTCGACATCGCCGGTCCATTTGGCGACTACCACGGTGGCAACGCCATTGCCGATCAGGTTGGTCAGGGCCCGCGCTTCCGACATGAAGCGGTCGATGCCGAGGATCAACGCCAGACCGGCAACCGGCACGCCGCCGACCGCCGACAAGGTCGCTGCCAGCACAATGAAACCACTGCCCGTGATACCGGCGGCGCCCTTCGATGTCAGCAACAGTACGGCCAGCAGCGTGATCTGCTGCATCAACGACATTGGCGTATTGGTCGCCTGGGCAATGAACACGGCTGCCATCGTCAGGTAAATCGACGTACCGTCCAGATTGAAGGAATACCCGGTCGGTATCACCAGGCCGACGACGGATTTTTTAACGCCGAGGTTTTCCATCTTGACCATGATGCGTGGCAGGACCGATTCCGACGACGACGTCCCCAGCACAATGAAGAGTTCTTCCTTGATGTACTTGATGAACTTCCAGATG comes from Actimicrobium sp. CCC2.4 and encodes:
- a CDS encoding efflux transporter outer membrane subunit, translating into MRHRIALIALTLTLGACASVTAPPAPVTLGLTGADRFAAAPPGAPMPLASDLLWWQRFDDPVLGRWVERALADNPGVDIARERVVQARALLRGARAQRRPLIGAAAGLESRSGSTSGQGAGDASVEVTLDWDLDVGGGLLQAERSAAASVLRTEDLVQAARLSVAALTARAYVEWQEARLDQALLADALAMQAEVQRVVQVLVRTGLAPQIDLDRARADAATIEADSADASVRVRQETAALQVLAGERPQAMDGANGLVRLPGLRGQQPVPRPIDLLRLRPDLRAAERSLAVAAANLGVAESAFYPRLRLPGTLALTAAGLGGGVLSIVSQSVSAVLDMVLYDGGERSAGVDLARSRVREAGQLYRQTLLQALQQAEAALVAAEGLDRRIAALQRAGTAADAALSQARTLYSNGLTGFIDVLDAQRIVLTNRQNLLRARADAVRQAITLFEVMGMIAAEEIPR